From one Lotus japonicus ecotype B-129 chromosome 3, LjGifu_v1.2 genomic stretch:
- the LOC130743871 gene encoding uncharacterized protein LOC130743871, whose protein sequence is MTNLVLEAYDGQTSPKDHLSRFDAKMAKYAVSDAVKCKMIPSTFRGAAKEWFTNLPPGSIARFRDFSSKFLDHFSARMIEDLFDIRQEERETLKQYVKRYSVISARFEELQPRVCVCAFNGGLSRGEFYCELSRELACSMVEVCARAHDYILKEEIEAHKRKGERAAKVSLASKRIQDKEASREQRFREAGRFIKKNKG, encoded by the coding sequence ATGACGAACCTCGTGTTGGAGGCGTACGACGGACAAACCAGTCCAAAGGATCATCTGTCTCGTTTTGATGCGAAGATGGCGAAGTACGCGGTTTCCGACGCTGTGAAATGCAAGATGATTCCATCAACGTTTCGAGGAGCGGCAAAGGAATGGTTCACGAATCTGCCTCCAGGATCCATAGCTAGGTTCCGcgatttctcatcaaaattccttgaCCATTTCTCTGCGAGGATGATCGAGGATCTGTTTGATATTCGGCAGGAGGAACGTGAAACCTTGAAACAATATGTGAAACGATACAGTGTCATATCCGCGAGGTTCGAGGAATTGCAACCACGCGTGTGCGTGTGCGCTTTCAATGGCGGTCTGTCCCGGGGAGAATTTTATTGCGAGCTAAGTAGGGAGCTGGCATGCTCAATGGTGGAAGTCTGCGCCCGAGCGCATGACTACATCTTAAAAGAGGAAATTGAAGCGCACAAGAGGAAGGGCGAGCGAGCGGCAAAGGTGTCGCTGGCAAGCAAAAGGAtacaagacaaggaagcaagTCGCGAGCAGAGGTTTAGGGAAGCTGGCCGGTTCATAAAGAAGAATAAAGGATAG